In the Bacteroidota bacterium genome, GAAGACTGCGAACTGCCGACTTCTTTATTCGTTTATTCGGAATTTGACTGCTTACTGAAGACTGCGAACTGCCGACTTCTTTATTTGTTTATTCGGAATTTGACTGCTTACTGAAGACTGCCGACTTCTTTATTTGTTTATTCTAAATTTTCACTTCTTCTTTGTTTTTCATCAGCCCATAATTTGAGTTTTTTCTTCTTTTTTACCTCTTTTGTGTTTTCTCCTTGAGGAGAAATTATAAGGTAAAAACTCAAATTATTATATTGGAAATTTCAGGATTGGTAATTTGGCTATCTACTGTATATTGAGGAGTGCCGACTAAAAGCTAAAAGCTAAAAACTAAAAGCTAAAAAACTAAAACAGGAATTTGATTGCCGACTTTTTTATTTGTTTATTCGGAATTTGACTGCTTACTGAAGACTGCTTACTGAAGACTGCTTACTGAAGACTGCTTACTGAAGACTGCCGACTGAAGACTGCCGACTTCTTTATTCGTTTATTCACAACTTTCGAAGCGAAGCAAGTCCGTAGGATTAGTTTTTAACTTTTAACTCTAAGTACTTTAGGCACTCTAAGTACTTCTTCATTCCTCCTCCCATTCAAATTCAAACTCTTCTTCGGCTTTTTTCTTTTTTTCTTTTTTAAAGATATTATTGAATTCTTTCTTTTCTTTTTCCATGTTTTCTTTAAACTTCTTTCGTGATTCTACTTTGCTACGTTTAAATACAGGATCATCAATAGTTCCTGTCATGCTTACGTATAAATTCACACCACCTTTGCCAACATTTTCATCAAAATCAAGATCATTTTTATTGTAATCGTATTTTCCAAAAAATAAGTGTGATAGGTTTATTTTAAACATATAATCAATCTCGTTATTAAATTTATGCTCACCTGAAACTGACATAGAAAAAGCATTACTGTTGATATCCATTACAGGAATTGTTATTAATTTATTTGAAATCAATATTGTGTTTTGAATTTCATCAAATTCAATTCTTTTCATCTTTTTTATTTTTACAAATCCCAAAACTTTTGTTATAGGTTCGAAGTTAATAAGTTCCCCATTTTTAATTGAGAGGTCGGTAGTAACAAAAAGCTTATCAAGGTCAGGGGAGAGGTCAGGATTAAAAATTGAATTTAACTTTATTCTGGAATCAATTTTTCCGTGAATATTATTATGTGTAATAACGTCTTGTCCTAGATTATCAAGTTGTTTCAAAAGTTTGCTTATGTCTATTCCTTTTAAATCAATTATTCCATCTACGCTCAACTGATTTGATTTTTCTTCAAAGAGTCTTCCGTTTAATTCTACCATCCCATCAGCAGTTTCAAGCTTTAAATCGTCAAGTATAACTCCAGCTTCTGATAATGAAACTTTTCCTTTAATGTTTTTTGTTATCAAATTATTGTAAACAGCTTCTTTACAATTTATCAAAAGCTCAAATTTGATATTTTTGGGAATTACAAAGTTCATATTTTCAGTACTTTCTGTTGTTTTTTCTACTTGCTTAGGAGCTTCTTCCTCAGCTTTCAAAAAATCATCAATCTGTATATGTTTGCTATTAAATTTTGATTTAACAACAAGCTTTTCATCTTCTGAAAATAAATATGCAAGAAAATTTTTAGCAATACCATTAAGTTCAAAATGTGTGTTGGAGATATAACCTCTGTAATCCTTAATTATCAGGTCTTGACCGTTAAAATGAAAATTGCCTGAAATATCTTTATACTCAATGTCGCTATTTTCAAATTGAATATCAACTCTGTCAAATATTGCCCTTACTTTAACTGATGTTTTATCGTTTATTTTATTGTTTTTAATATCTTCAAGTTTCGCTTTCAACTTTGCATCTATAAAAACATCACCATTAAATTTTTTGATTCCTTTAAGATTTAAAAGATCGTTTAAATCACGCAAACTAATATTTGAAGATAATTTTGTTTCCAAAAGCGGATCATCAAAATCACTGATTTTAAAATTTCCAATAATTTCCTTCCTTCCGAGTTTGGTTGAAAACTTTGTTATTTCTGCATAAGAAGTTTTTAAATTATTGAGGTCTTCACTGTAAAATTTACCTTTTACCTGAATATGTTTAAGACTTTCATTACTTTCTTTTCTTTTTATTGAAGCTTTTTCAATAGCAAAATCAATATTTAATCCGGGTAGCTTTTTGTCAGAGTACTGTCCGTTTATACTACCGTTAAATAAAAATTCCCCCTCTGCTTCATAAGCTTGCAAGCTATCACTATATTTTTTAGGAACAAGATAAAGCAAATCAGAAATGCTTATTTCTTTACTTTCAATATTAATGTCTAATTCATAGTTATTTTCTAACTGCTGTTTTATTGTTCCATCCAACAGAATATTTAAATCATCTAAAGCAATATTGCTTTTTTTAATAAAATATGTATTTTTATCAATTTGAAATTCAGACTCAATGTCTAAGTGGTTTTTATCAATATATTTTACATTATCTATCAGCAAACTGTCAATAAAAGTTGTAGCCTTCATAGACATAGAATAATTATCACTTAAGAAATCGCCTTTAAAATCAATTTTTCTTAATTCAGCAGCGATTATCTGATTATCAAAATCATTTTTGTATTGAATATTAATATTATTAAACTGTATTTTTTGTAAATCCAACTTAATTGGTTTTGATTCTTTTTCTTCAACATCTATATCCCAGATGATATAGTTATTTTCATTTTTTTTATTAATTTTAAGATTTACTTTTCCATTATCAACAGATAATTTTTCAATTATGTATTCTTTTTTTAAAAATCCAATTAAATCCATTGAAAGATATATCTTTTCAATTTCAGCCAGATAATCGTTACCGAAGGCAGGTAGTTCTTTAACCTTCACGTTGTCAATAACAATTGATACTTTTGGAAAGCTTTTAAAAACGCCTAATTTTATATCGGATATTAATAATTCCGTTTTAATATTATTATTAATTTCCTGAATTACCATCTGTTTGATATCATCTTTTTTGGTAATTAAAATTACAGAAATAGCTACAGAGAATAATATGAGAATAGCTAAGAGAATAAGTAAAATACGTTTTAAAATTTTCATTGTTACTTTTTGTTGATTTAATAAATGCTATTTAAATAAAGAACCTCCCTAAAAATAATGCTACAAAATAACGTAGAGTGAAGTAAAATAATGCATTAATTTATTAACAAAAATAGTGGAGGTAGTTGAAAAAAATAATGCTGATGATGGGAATAGCAAAGAAAATGTAGGGATTTTCAATTTCACAATTAGCAGTAAGCAAGTCAGATTTCAAATCTGAAACAGATTGCTTTCGGATTCCAAATCCGAAAAAGCTGAGTAAAAGACATTTGTACTAAATGTTCAGGGGATTGCCACAGTCGCTACCGCTCCTTCGCAAATACGGTAGGTTGGGGTTTGGGAATTTTAAATAACCCGTCTTCGCTAAAGCTACGATAGGCCAAGCCAAATCACTCATTAACCCACCTTACTTACCATCAAAGAACTGCCGACTAATTTCTTTCAAATAAACGAATAAAGGAATAAACAAATCCACAACAAATATTATCTTTGTTGTAAAAAATAAACTTATGAATTGGATTATAATTCTTCTTTTAATTGGTATATTGTTGGTAATGGTTGAAGTGTTTTTTGTTCCGGGAACTACATTTGTAGGTATTGCAGGGGTTTTTTTTGCAGGGATTGGAATTTACCTTGCTTATAGCGAAAAAGGTAATACAACAGGACACATAGTGCTTGCAATAACACTCACTATTTTATTAGTTTCCATAATCATTGCAGTCAAAAGTGGTGTTTGGGATAAATTGTCAAACAAAGATATTCTTTTAGGAAAATCAAATTATTTTGAAGAAGATAGCATAAAAATAGGAGAGAAAGGAAAAGCTATTTCAGCATTACGTCCAATGGGTAAGGCAAGAATCAATGATATAAATTATGAAGTAAGAACTTTTGGTGAATATATTGAAAGTGAATCAAAAATAGAAATAATAAAAATAGTTGGTAATCAAATTACAGTAAAGCAAATTGAAATTGAAGAAAGCAATATAAATCCTTCTGAAGATTGAATAACCCTAACAAAAATAAAATTGAATTTTATCCTCAAAACACTTTAGAAAAACTTGGTTTTGAAGATGTTAAAAAATTAATACTAAAATCATGTATTAGCACGCTTGGTAAAGAAGCAGTTGAAAATATTTACGTTTCAATTAATGCGGATACTATAAATGTTTTATTAGCAGAGGTTAATGATTTTAATTACATAAATTATAAAAATCTGAACTTTCCAATTCTTGATTATCTGGATATTAGAGAATATTTAAAGATAATTAAAGTTGAAAACTCATACATTGAAACCAAAGAGCTTTATAATATTTTACTTGTACTTAATATTGTTGAACGAATATTAAAATTCATTATAAAAAACAAAGACGGAATTCCCAACCTTTTTAAGATAATTGAAAATGTGGAATTTATAAGTAGTGTTAAAGAAAAAATTAAAAATGTTTTAGAGGATGAATCAACAATAAAAAGCAATGCTTCTGCAAAATTAAATGAACTACGTTCAGAAATTACTAAGAAGGAAAAACAAATAATAACAAAGTTTAATAAAGTTTTAAGCAGTTGTAAAAAAAATGATTGGCTATCGGAAGATAGTGAAAGTATAAGAAAAGGTGAGAGGGTCTTATCTGTTAAATCAAAGTATAAAAGAAAAATCAAAGGGCTTATTTTTGATGTTTCTACAAGCGGTCAAACAACCTTTTTGGTACCTGAATCTGTTGTTGAGCTACGCAATGATTTATTCAATTTAAAGCAAGAAGAAAAGAGAGAGATAGTTAAAATTTTAAAAGAAGTTGCAAATGTTATTAGACCTTATATTGATGATATTTTAAATTATCAGAAAATGTTGGGGCAATTTGATTTAATAAGAGCAAAGTCCCTTTTTGGTAAAACAATAAATGGAAATATCCCCAAAGTAAAAATCGAAAATGGAACAAAACTTACTGATGCTTATCATCCTTTACTTCTTTTAAAAAATAAAATAAAAGGTTTAAAAACAGTACCACTAAGCATTTCCTTAAAAAACGGAACAAGAATTACAGTAATCAGTGGACCAAATGCAGGAGGGAAGTCGGTTTGTCTTAAAACCATAGGACTAACCCAACTTATGTTTCAAGCAGGGATACCAATTCCTGCAGACCCTAATTCGGAAATAGGAGTGTTTTCAAAAT is a window encoding:
- a CDS encoding NfeD family protein; this encodes MNWIIILLLIGILLVMVEVFFVPGTTFVGIAGVFFAGIGIYLAYSEKGNTTGHIVLAITLTILLVSIIIAVKSGVWDKLSNKDILLGKSNYFEEDSIKIGEKGKAISALRPMGKARINDINYEVRTFGEYIESESKIEIIKIVGNQITVKQIEIEESNINPSED
- a CDS encoding AsmA-like C-terminal region-containing protein; the protein is MKILKRILLILLAILILFSVAISVILITKKDDIKQMVIQEINNNIKTELLISDIKLGVFKSFPKVSIVIDNVKVKELPAFGNDYLAEIEKIYLSMDLIGFLKKEYIIEKLSVDNGKVNLKINKKNENNYIIWDIDVEEKESKPIKLDLQKIQFNNINIQYKNDFDNQIIAAELRKIDFKGDFLSDNYSMSMKATTFIDSLLIDNVKYIDKNHLDIESEFQIDKNTYFIKKSNIALDDLNILLDGTIKQQLENNYELDINIESKEISISDLLYLVPKKYSDSLQAYEAEGEFLFNGSINGQYSDKKLPGLNIDFAIEKASIKRKESNESLKHIQVKGKFYSEDLNNLKTSYAEITKFSTKLGRKEIIGNFKISDFDDPLLETKLSSNISLRDLNDLLNLKGIKKFNGDVFIDAKLKAKLEDIKNNKINDKTSVKVRAIFDRVDIQFENSDIEYKDISGNFHFNGQDLIIKDYRGYISNTHFELNGIAKNFLAYLFSEDEKLVVKSKFNSKHIQIDDFLKAEEEAPKQVEKTTESTENMNFVIPKNIKFELLINCKEAVYNNLITKNIKGKVSLSEAGVILDDLKLETADGMVELNGRLFEEKSNQLSVDGIIDLKGIDISKLLKQLDNLGQDVITHNNIHGKIDSRIKLNSIFNPDLSPDLDKLFVTTDLSIKNGELINFEPITKVLGFVKIKKMKRIEFDEIQNTILISNKLITIPVMDINSNAFSMSVSGEHKFNNEIDYMFKINLSHLFFGKYDYNKNDLDFDENVGKGGVNLYVSMTGTIDDPVFKRSKVESRKKFKENMEKEKKEFNNIFKKEKKKKAEEEFEFEWEEE